Proteins from a genomic interval of Lysobacter arenosi:
- the modA gene encoding molybdate ABC transporter substrate-binding protein, with translation MSAPPVLRRLALLALLALAGPAAAEEPVRVFAAASLTNALNDIGAAWEKAGHPKPSLAYAASSALAKQIEAGAPADVFASADLTWMDYLDQRGRIAPGTRVSLLGNDLVLIAPKGRSVPVEMKRGFDFAGAFKGKLCTGEPGVVPVGIYAKQSLEALGWWASLKGRIVGTDDVRTALAFVERGECPLGIVYATDAKVSSKVDVLKAFPADTHKPIVYPFAVVKGARPEAQAFVRFVQTSAAAADIFDRYGFTRLKP, from the coding sequence ATGTCCGCCCCGCCCGTGCTTCGCCGCCTTGCCCTCCTCGCACTGCTGGCCCTGGCCGGCCCTGCCGCCGCCGAGGAACCGGTCCGCGTCTTCGCCGCCGCCAGCCTCACCAACGCCCTCAACGACATCGGCGCCGCCTGGGAAAAGGCCGGCCACCCCAAGCCGAGCCTGGCCTACGCCGCCTCCTCGGCACTGGCCAAGCAGATCGAAGCCGGCGCGCCGGCCGACGTTTTCGCCTCGGCCGACCTGACCTGGATGGATTACCTCGACCAGCGCGGCCGGATCGCACCCGGCACCCGCGTCAGCCTGCTCGGCAACGACCTGGTGCTGATCGCGCCCAAGGGCCGCAGCGTCCCGGTCGAGATGAAGCGCGGCTTCGACTTCGCGGGCGCCTTCAAGGGCAAGCTGTGCACCGGCGAGCCGGGCGTGGTGCCGGTGGGCATCTACGCGAAACAGAGCCTGGAGGCGCTGGGCTGGTGGGCGTCGCTGAAGGGCCGCATCGTCGGCACCGACGACGTGCGCACGGCGCTGGCATTCGTCGAACGCGGCGAGTGCCCGCTCGGCATCGTCTACGCCACCGACGCGAAGGTCAGCAGCAAGGTCGACGTGCTCAAGGCCTTCCCCGCCGACACCCACAAGCCGATCGTGTACCCGTTCGCGGTGGTCAAGGGCGCGCGCCCGGAAGCGCAGGCCTTCGTGCGCTTCGTGCAGACCTCCGCCGCCGCTGCGGATATCTTTGACCGCTACGGGTTCACCCGCCTCAAACCCTGA
- a CDS encoding tautomerase family protein, with protein sequence MPLVRVDLMEGKDDAWLQGIGDVIHAAIEDVLKAPKDDRFQVFTRHPRGELSIDRTYMGIERSDDCILIQVTISQGRSVETKQAFYRAVADGLHARLGMRTQDVFINLVEVVKENWSFGDGIAQYA encoded by the coding sequence ATGCCACTGGTACGTGTAGACCTGATGGAAGGAAAGGACGATGCCTGGCTGCAAGGCATCGGCGATGTGATTCACGCCGCGATCGAGGACGTCCTCAAGGCACCGAAGGACGACCGCTTCCAGGTATTCACCCGGCATCCGCGCGGCGAGCTGTCGATTGACCGCACCTACATGGGCATCGAACGCAGCGACGACTGCATCCTCATCCAGGTCACGATCAGCCAGGGCCGCAGCGTCGAAACCAAGCAGGCCTTCTACCGCGCCGTGGCGGACGGCCTGCACGCACGGCTGGGCATGCGCACGCAGGACGTGTTCATCAACCTGGTCGAAGTGGTCAAGGAAAACTGGTCGTTCGGCGACGGCATTGCCCAGTACGCCTAG
- a CDS encoding M2 family metallopeptidase: MKPVRALLALGITAAVIGLAGCKKEPTPTTTTTGGTAATAPAGETADQFIARVNDEYRKMFPEMSAAQWLSSTYINDDSQLLAAKANERYLAQLNSWIEQSQRFEGQQMSPATARAIQLLKLGTSMPPPKDPAKLEELTKIASKLEGMYGAGTYCTGDGDAKKCRQLGELEDVLRSSRDYDTQLDAWQGWHTIAQPMRKDYTRFVELVNDGAHDLGFADTGEMWRSGYDMSPAEMSAETDRLWGQVKPLYEQLHCYARTRLEAKYGDDKGHVTGNMLPAHLMGNMWQQDWGNLWDILAPYQNAGSLDITAALESQYQAAYDAQLVKHAGQRTPTDLAQIEQDAKLASAKLMTERAQDFYTSLGMQKLPASYWDKTQFIKPRDRDVVCHASAWDMNMAGDVRTKMCIKPNEEDFTTIYHELGHIYYDLAYNKQPPLFQQGAHDGFHEAIGDTIVLSMTPKYLQSIGLVGDQQQSNEALINAQMRMALAKVSFLPFGLMIDRWRWGVFDGSIKPGEYNKAWWDLKAKYQGVAPVSARGEDYFDAGAKYHVPGNTPYTRYFLSHVLQFQFYKALCDSAGYKGPLYECSFYGNKEAGARFQAMLDKGASQPWQKTMKELTGGEKMDASAVLEYFAPLQTWLKQQNEGKTCGWQANGTAAAAPAAKPEAKPETAKKG; encoded by the coding sequence ATGAAACCTGTACGCGCCCTGCTCGCGCTCGGCATTACCGCCGCCGTGATCGGATTGGCCGGTTGCAAGAAGGAACCGACCCCGACCACGACGACCACGGGCGGAACCGCCGCCACCGCGCCCGCAGGCGAGACCGCCGACCAGTTCATCGCCCGGGTCAACGACGAATACCGCAAGATGTTCCCGGAGATGTCCGCCGCGCAATGGCTGTCGTCGACCTACATCAATGACGACAGCCAGCTGCTGGCCGCCAAGGCCAACGAGCGCTACCTCGCCCAGCTCAACAGCTGGATCGAGCAGTCGCAGCGCTTCGAAGGCCAGCAGATGTCGCCTGCGACCGCACGCGCCATCCAGCTGCTCAAGCTCGGCACCTCGATGCCGCCGCCGAAGGATCCGGCCAAGCTTGAGGAGCTGACCAAGATCGCCTCCAAGCTCGAGGGCATGTACGGCGCAGGCACTTACTGCACCGGCGACGGCGACGCCAAGAAGTGCCGTCAGCTCGGCGAGCTCGAAGACGTGCTGCGCAGCAGCCGCGACTACGACACCCAGCTCGACGCCTGGCAGGGCTGGCACACCATCGCCCAGCCGATGCGCAAGGACTACACGCGCTTCGTCGAGCTGGTCAACGACGGCGCCCATGACCTGGGCTTCGCCGACACCGGCGAGATGTGGCGTTCGGGTTACGACATGAGCCCGGCCGAGATGTCGGCTGAAACCGACCGCCTCTGGGGCCAGGTCAAGCCGCTGTACGAGCAGCTGCACTGCTACGCGCGCACCCGCCTGGAAGCCAAGTACGGCGACGACAAGGGCCATGTCACCGGCAACATGCTGCCGGCGCACCTGATGGGCAACATGTGGCAGCAGGACTGGGGCAACCTCTGGGACATCCTCGCCCCGTACCAGAACGCAGGCAGCCTCGACATCACCGCCGCGCTGGAGTCGCAGTACCAGGCCGCGTATGACGCGCAGCTGGTCAAGCACGCCGGCCAGCGCACGCCGACCGACCTGGCGCAGATCGAGCAGGACGCCAAGCTCGCTTCGGCCAAGCTGATGACCGAACGCGCGCAGGACTTCTACACCTCGCTGGGCATGCAGAAGCTGCCGGCGAGCTACTGGGACAAGACCCAGTTCATCAAGCCGCGCGACCGCGACGTGGTCTGCCACGCCAGCGCGTGGGACATGAACATGGCCGGCGACGTGCGCACCAAGATGTGCATCAAGCCGAACGAGGAAGACTTCACCACCATCTACCACGAGCTCGGCCACATCTATTACGACTTGGCCTACAACAAGCAGCCGCCGCTGTTCCAGCAGGGCGCGCACGACGGCTTCCATGAAGCCATCGGCGACACCATCGTGCTGTCGATGACGCCCAAGTACCTGCAGTCGATCGGCCTGGTCGGCGACCAGCAGCAGAGCAACGAGGCGCTGATCAATGCGCAGATGCGCATGGCCCTGGCCAAGGTCTCGTTCCTGCCGTTCGGCCTGATGATCGACCGCTGGCGCTGGGGCGTGTTCGACGGTTCGATCAAGCCGGGCGAGTACAACAAGGCGTGGTGGGACCTGAAGGCCAAGTACCAGGGCGTGGCCCCGGTCTCCGCGCGCGGCGAGGACTACTTCGACGCCGGCGCCAAGTACCACGTGCCGGGCAACACGCCGTACACGCGCTACTTCCTCTCGCACGTGCTGCAGTTCCAGTTCTACAAGGCGCTGTGCGATTCGGCCGGCTACAAGGGCCCGCTGTACGAGTGCAGCTTCTACGGCAACAAGGAAGCCGGTGCGCGCTTCCAGGCGATGCTCGACAAGGGTGCCAGCCAGCCGTGGCAGAAGACCATGAAGGAACTGACCGGCGGCGAGAAGATGGACGCCTCGGCGGTGCTGGAATACTTCGCGCCGCTGCAGACCTGGCTCAAGCAGCAGAACGAAGGCAAGACCTGCGGCTGGCAGGCCAATGGCACGGCCGCGGCTGCGCCGGCGGCGAAGCCGGAAGCCAAGCCGGAGACTGCGAAGAAGGGTTGA
- the minE gene encoding cell division topological specificity factor MinE: MGLFDFLLAKKQTASIAKDRLRIIVAHERAGRGGTSPDYLPMLQRELLEVIRKYINVDADAVKVDLIGDGDNKVLDISVALPENPAQA; this comes from the coding sequence ATGGGCCTTTTCGATTTCCTGCTGGCCAAGAAGCAGACCGCGTCGATCGCCAAGGATCGCCTTCGCATCATCGTCGCGCACGAGCGCGCCGGTCGCGGCGGCACCAGCCCGGACTACTTGCCGATGCTGCAGCGCGAGCTGCTGGAAGTGATCCGCAAGTACATCAACGTCGACGCGGACGCGGTCAAGGTCGACCTGATCGGCGACGGCGACAACAAGGTCCTGGACATCTCGGTGGCGTTGCCGGAAAACCCGGCGCAGGCCTGA
- the minD gene encoding septum site-determining protein MinD: MAEIIVVTSGKGGVGKTTTSASLACGLARRGHKVGVIDFDVGLRNLDLIMGCERRVVYDFVNVVNGEATLRQALIKDKRFDNMFVLAASQTRDKDALTKEGVQKVLDDMIADGFDYIVCDSPAGIEKGAYLAMYFADQALVVVNPEVSSVRDSDRILGLLSSKTRRAENGERVKEHLLLTRYSPKRVETGEMLSVGDVEEILGLKTVGVIPESPDVLNASNKGEPVILETESDAAQAYDDAVARLLGDTRPMRFTTAEKKGFFSKIFGG, encoded by the coding sequence TTGGCCGAAATCATCGTAGTCACCTCGGGCAAGGGCGGCGTTGGCAAAACCACGACCAGCGCCAGCCTTGCCTGCGGCCTCGCACGTCGAGGCCACAAGGTTGGCGTCATCGACTTCGACGTCGGCCTGCGTAACCTCGACCTGATCATGGGTTGCGAACGTCGTGTGGTTTACGACTTCGTCAACGTCGTCAACGGCGAGGCGACGCTGAGGCAGGCACTGATCAAGGACAAGCGCTTCGACAACATGTTCGTGCTGGCTGCCTCGCAGACCCGCGACAAGGACGCGCTGACCAAGGAAGGCGTGCAGAAGGTCCTCGACGACATGATCGCCGACGGCTTCGACTACATCGTCTGCGACTCCCCGGCCGGCATCGAGAAGGGCGCCTACCTGGCGATGTACTTCGCCGACCAGGCCCTGGTCGTGGTCAACCCCGAAGTGTCCTCGGTGCGCGACTCCGACCGCATCCTCGGCCTGCTCTCGTCCAAGACCCGCCGCGCCGAGAACGGCGAGCGCGTCAAGGAACACCTGCTGCTGACCCGCTACAGCCCCAAGCGCGTGGAAACCGGCGAGATGCTCAGCGTCGGCGACGTCGAGGAGATCCTCGGCCTGAAGACGGTCGGCGTGATCCCCGAGTCCCCGGACGTGCTCAACGCCTCCAACAAGGGTGAGCCTGTGATCCTGGAGACCGAGTCCGACGCCGCACAGGCCTACGACGACGCCGTCGCGCGCCTGCTGGGCGATACCCGCCCGATGCGTTTCACCACTGCGGAGAAGAAGGGCTTCTTCAGCAAGATCTTCGGAGGTTGA
- the minC gene encoding septum site-determining protein MinC produces the protein MDFEPAGELKIGQVGIANLRIRTLDVDRLVSEMRDRVQRAPKLFARAAVVLDFGGLTRTPDQATATALIKGLREAGVLPVAIAYGTSEIEQLSEALGLPLLAKFRASYERDEAAAAATPAPQSAPPPRREPELAAATKASPATASASPGMIQSKPVRSGQQIYAENRDLTVLTTVGAGAEVIADGSVHIYGPLRGRALAGAQGNEQARIFCREFHAELVAIAGHYKVLEEIPKDLRGKAVQVWLEDQQLKIAALD, from the coding sequence ATGGACTTTGAACCGGCCGGCGAACTCAAGATCGGCCAGGTCGGAATCGCCAATCTCCGCATCCGCACCCTCGACGTCGACCGCCTCGTCAGCGAGATGCGCGACCGCGTCCAGCGCGCGCCCAAGCTGTTCGCGCGCGCCGCGGTGGTGCTCGACTTCGGCGGCCTCACCCGCACGCCGGACCAGGCCACCGCCACCGCCCTGATCAAGGGCCTGCGCGAGGCCGGCGTGCTGCCGGTCGCCATCGCCTACGGCACCAGCGAGATCGAACAACTGTCCGAAGCACTGGGGCTGCCGCTGCTGGCGAAGTTCCGTGCCTCGTACGAACGCGACGAAGCCGCTGCCGCCGCCACACCCGCGCCGCAGTCGGCACCGCCGCCGCGCCGCGAGCCGGAACTGGCAGCCGCGACCAAGGCGAGCCCGGCCACCGCGTCGGCATCGCCGGGCATGATCCAGTCCAAGCCGGTGCGCTCGGGCCAGCAGATCTACGCCGAGAACCGCGACCTGACCGTTCTCACAACGGTGGGCGCCGGCGCCGAAGTCATTGCCGACGGCTCGGTGCATATTTACGGACCATTGCGTGGTCGCGCGCTCGCAGGCGCGCAGGGCAACGAGCAGGCACGGATATTCTGTCGCGAATTCCATGCCGAACTGGTTGCCATCGCCGGGCACTACAAGGTATTGGAAGAGATTCCCAAGGACCTGCGCGGCAAGGCCGTGCAGGTGTGGCTCGAAGACCAACAACTAAAAATCGCGGCACTTGACTGA
- a CDS encoding GNAT family N-acetyltransferase, with the protein MSIVVRDVREHELDSVLALNNAAGPAILPLDAARLRHFFETAEYFRVAERDGALAGFLIGMGSHSEHDSSNFRWFRERYPDFFYIDRIVVASRRRGGGVGRAFYADAQSYAEMRYPQMACEVFLEGSNDPALLFHGSFGFHEVGQHMMTEADVRAAMLMKPLCSFAWVRDTYGDALPQVPWIIQARGPRNHGGPKAADALMQRPTGTGL; encoded by the coding sequence ATGTCGATCGTCGTCCGCGACGTGCGTGAGCACGAGCTGGATTCCGTCCTTGCACTGAACAATGCCGCCGGCCCCGCGATCCTGCCGCTGGATGCGGCCCGACTGCGTCATTTCTTCGAAACCGCCGAATATTTCCGCGTCGCCGAACGCGACGGCGCCTTGGCTGGATTCCTGATCGGAATGGGCAGCCACAGCGAACACGACAGCAGCAACTTCCGCTGGTTCCGCGAGCGCTATCCCGATTTCTTCTATATCGACCGCATCGTCGTCGCCAGCCGCCGTCGCGGCGGTGGCGTCGGCCGCGCGTTCTATGCCGATGCCCAGAGCTACGCCGAGATGCGCTATCCGCAGATGGCCTGCGAAGTGTTTCTGGAAGGCAGCAACGACCCCGCCCTGCTGTTCCACGGCAGCTTTGGATTCCACGAGGTCGGACAACACATGATGACCGAGGCGGATGTACGCGCCGCGATGCTGATGAAACCGCTGTGCAGCTTTGCCTGGGTGCGCGACACCTACGGCGACGCGCTGCCGCAGGTACCCTGGATCATCCAGGCGCGCGGCCCGCGCAACCACGGTGGCCCCAAGGCCGCCGATGCGCTGATGCAGCGACCCACGGGAACCGGCCTGTGA
- a CDS encoding sensor histidine kinase codes for MLARLNHTRLLRYAGLFTWGAVGLWLLNVWLDPTLLAPDAEGPPTLQVLRWLSVYLTFGAVYWWITRQLGQRRPGVVDHGLLLVLTACAIGVGYFSGTGLGSILLMVVAGLLPWLMPVRFGLVWLICGNVAIIPVFVGALDFPPILAVLQSLAYMGFSSLVFVTALVARQQAEAREEQRRLNAELRATRALLGESVRVNERTRISRELHDLLGHHLTALSLNLEVAGHLSEGRVKEHVQQAHTLARLLLTDVREAVSQLREGGAIDLGAALLPLAENVPALDIHMDIETPLTLDDPERAHVMLRCTQEIITNAVRHAGARNLWINAGRRSDCIVMSARDDGHGADTFVAGNGLRGMRERLQQHGGDLKIETRPEAGFCLHLTLPASAAAAAACEGAIA; via the coding sequence ATGCTTGCCCGCCTGAATCACACTCGACTGCTGCGCTACGCGGGCCTGTTCACCTGGGGCGCGGTAGGACTCTGGCTGCTCAACGTCTGGCTCGATCCGACCCTGCTGGCGCCCGATGCCGAAGGCCCGCCGACCCTGCAGGTGCTGCGCTGGCTGTCGGTCTACCTCACTTTCGGCGCGGTCTACTGGTGGATCACCCGCCAGCTTGGCCAGCGCCGTCCGGGCGTGGTCGACCACGGCCTGCTGCTGGTCCTGACCGCCTGCGCGATCGGCGTGGGCTACTTCTCCGGCACCGGCCTGGGCAGCATCCTGCTGATGGTCGTCGCCGGCCTGCTGCCGTGGCTGATGCCGGTCCGGTTCGGCCTGGTCTGGCTGATCTGCGGCAACGTCGCGATCATCCCGGTGTTCGTCGGCGCCCTGGACTTCCCGCCCATCCTGGCGGTGCTGCAGTCGCTGGCCTACATGGGCTTCTCCAGCCTGGTGTTCGTCACCGCCCTGGTCGCCCGCCAGCAGGCCGAGGCACGCGAGGAACAGCGCCGCCTCAACGCCGAACTGCGCGCCACCCGCGCCCTGCTCGGCGAGAGCGTGCGCGTCAACGAGCGCACCCGCATCTCGCGCGAGCTGCACGACCTGCTCGGCCACCACCTGACGGCGCTGAGCCTGAACCTGGAAGTGGCCGGCCACCTGTCCGAGGGCCGGGTCAAGGAACACGTGCAGCAGGCCCATACCCTGGCGCGGTTGCTGCTGACCGACGTGCGCGAAGCGGTAAGCCAGTTGCGCGAAGGCGGCGCCATCGACCTTGGCGCGGCCTTGCTGCCGCTGGCCGAGAACGTGCCCGCGCTCGACATCCACATGGACATCGAGACGCCGCTGACTTTGGACGATCCCGAGCGCGCCCATGTCATGCTGCGCTGCACGCAGGAAATCATCACCAACGCGGTGCGCCATGCCGGCGCCCGCAATCTGTGGATCAACGCCGGCCGCCGCAGCGATTGCATCGTGATGAGCGCGCGCGACGACGGCCATGGTGCGGACACTTTCGTCGCCGGCAACGGCCTTCGCGGCATGCGCGAACGGCTGCAGCAACACGGCGGCGACCTTAAAATCGAAACCCGGCCGGAAGCAGGCTTCTGCCTGCATTTGACGCTGCCGGCCTCGGCGGCTGCTGCCGCTGCCTGCGAAGGAGCCATCGCATGA
- a CDS encoding response regulator, with product MIRVLIVDDQTLVRQGVRSLLALAEGIEVVGEAGDGRHAVELIPQIKPDVVLMDMRMPVMSGLEALQALARTNSLPPTIILTTFDDDQLVLAGLKAGAKGYLLKDVSLEQLVSAIQAVADGGSLMQPAVTQRLLSGLEHMRNDFVSLDRPDPLTERETEILRLMAGGFSNKEIANSLGVAEGTIKNHVSNILSKLGVRDRTRAVLKAFELQLV from the coding sequence ATGATCCGTGTGTTGATAGTCGACGACCAGACGCTTGTGCGACAGGGCGTTCGTTCCCTGCTGGCGCTGGCCGAGGGGATCGAAGTGGTGGGCGAAGCCGGCGACGGCCGCCATGCGGTGGAACTGATTCCGCAGATCAAGCCCGACGTGGTCCTGATGGACATGCGCATGCCGGTGATGTCGGGACTGGAGGCGCTGCAGGCACTGGCACGCACCAACAGCCTGCCGCCGACGATCATCCTGACCACCTTCGACGACGACCAGCTGGTGCTGGCCGGCCTGAAGGCCGGTGCCAAGGGTTACCTGCTCAAGGACGTGTCGCTGGAGCAACTGGTCAGCGCGATCCAGGCGGTGGCCGACGGCGGCTCGCTGATGCAGCCGGCGGTGACCCAGCGCCTGCTGTCCGGGCTGGAGCACATGCGCAACGATTTCGTCAGCCTCGACCGTCCCGATCCGCTGACCGAGCGCGAGACCGAAATCCTGCGCCTGATGGCCGGCGGTTTCTCCAACAAGGAGATCGCCAATTCGCTGGGCGTGGCCGAGGGCACGATCAAGAACCACGTTTCCAACATCCTGTCCAAGCTGGGCGTGCGTGACCGCACCCGCGCCGTGCTCAAGGCCTTCGAGCTGCAGCTGGTCTGA
- a CDS encoding SRPBCC family protein, translating to MTRLIEILISLAIVAALFLIVGIALPASRHLQHSVETNRKVTIVFDTLNSLRRFKDWNPLVLRDPKMQLKFSGPVSGVGARMDYDSQEKGLRQGSWEITESVPGKKVAYALTDIEPGNNKRTVFTLKPTGRGGRNVEITQTYDVEYGWNLIGRYAGLYVSSNVGEDMKMGLGRLSNMLAAVPNYDYAELSKDDPAKAPKLFDRPAENLLVVSAAVERNNDKVLGQINSNMEWIKKVMAANGLEPAGPVRIVTNEFGSDIYSFDVAQPVRKIGDEASASTKLDVKIEGPVVAVFNEPAKVAMVPSFKGHMANLAKVRDALRGWALTHGYETVERPYESWKAGVAAGFTEDGEYDVFWAVK from the coding sequence ATGACCCGTCTGATCGAGATTTTGATTTCCTTGGCGATTGTCGCCGCGCTGTTCCTCATCGTAGGTATCGCGCTGCCGGCAAGCCGTCATTTGCAGCACTCGGTTGAAACCAACCGAAAAGTGACGATTGTTTTCGACACCCTTAACAGCCTGCGCCGCTTCAAGGACTGGAACCCGCTGGTCCTGCGCGATCCGAAGATGCAGCTGAAGTTCTCCGGCCCGGTTTCGGGCGTCGGCGCCCGCATGGACTACGACTCCCAGGAGAAGGGTCTGCGCCAGGGCAGCTGGGAAATCACCGAGAGCGTCCCGGGCAAGAAGGTTGCCTATGCCCTGACCGACATCGAGCCGGGCAACAACAAGCGCACGGTCTTCACGCTGAAGCCGACCGGCCGCGGTGGTCGTAACGTCGAAATCACCCAGACCTACGATGTCGAGTACGGCTGGAACCTGATTGGTCGCTACGCTGGCCTGTACGTCAGCAGCAACGTCGGCGAAGACATGAAGATGGGCCTGGGCCGCCTGAGCAACATGCTCGCCGCCGTGCCGAACTACGACTACGCCGAGCTGAGCAAGGACGATCCGGCCAAGGCGCCGAAGCTGTTCGATCGTCCGGCCGAGAACCTGCTGGTCGTGTCCGCCGCCGTCGAGCGCAACAACGACAAGGTGCTGGGCCAGATCAACTCCAACATGGAGTGGATCAAGAAGGTCATGGCCGCCAACGGCCTCGAGCCGGCCGGTCCGGTCCGCATCGTCACCAACGAGTTCGGTTCCGACATCTACTCCTTCGACGTCGCCCAGCCGGTCCGCAAGATCGGTGACGAGGCCAGCGCGTCGACCAAGCTCGATGTCAAGATCGAAGGTCCGGTCGTGGCCGTGTTCAACGAGCCGGCGAAGGTTGCGATGGTGCCGTCGTTCAAGGGCCACATGGCCAACCTGGCGAAGGTGCGTGATGCCCTGCGCGGTTGGGCACTGACCCACGGTTACGAGACCGTCGAGCGTCCGTACGAGTCGTGGAAGGCGGGCGTCGCTGCCGGCTTCACCGAAGACGGCGAGTACGACGTGTTCTGGGCCGTCAAGTAA
- a CDS encoding DUF423 domain-containing protein, with amino-acid sequence MNANASTLPTRLLTASGAVLASLAVALSAYAAHAVDAGAQHRLYSAALFAFGHGIALAALAPHLRRKLTLAALSTLLLGTLLFSGSLVAAVLMGASTALAPFGGTLMILAWLVYAADALRR; translated from the coding sequence ATGAATGCCAATGCCTCGACGCTTCCCACTCGTCTACTGACTGCCTCCGGTGCGGTCCTGGCGTCCCTGGCGGTTGCCTTGTCGGCCTACGCGGCGCACGCGGTCGATGCGGGCGCGCAGCATCGGCTGTATTCCGCGGCGCTGTTCGCGTTCGGCCATGGCATCGCGCTGGCTGCACTGGCGCCGCACCTGCGCCGCAAACTCACGCTGGCGGCGCTATCGACGTTGCTGCTGGGCACGTTGCTGTTCTCCGGGAGCCTGGTTGCGGCCGTGCTGATGGGCGCATCGACGGCGCTGGCGCCGTTCGGCGGCACGCTGATGATCCTCGCCTGGCTGGTGTATGCGGCCGATGCCCTGAGGCGCTGA
- a CDS encoding DNA-3-methyladenine glycosylase family protein, with the protein MPRHSRGFDTDAAHAHLLKRDRKLARWMRRIGPLAPDPRWRKSFDPVDALARAILYQQLSGKAAATIVGRVEAAIDSTRFHCDTLCRIDDVALRACGVSGNKSLALRDLAAREARGEIPDLRRMSTMDNQAIIDALVPVRGIGRWTVEMMLMFRLGRPDVLPVDDLGIRKGAQFVDGLEQMPTPKELAATGERWGPYRTYASLYLWKIADLGGQARTPTKRSQD; encoded by the coding sequence ATGCCACGCCATTCGCGCGGATTCGATACCGACGCGGCTCACGCGCACCTGCTCAAGCGCGACCGCAAGCTCGCCCGCTGGATGCGCAGGATCGGTCCGCTAGCGCCGGATCCGCGCTGGCGCAAGTCCTTCGATCCAGTCGATGCGCTGGCCCGGGCGATCCTGTACCAGCAACTCAGCGGCAAGGCGGCGGCGACGATCGTCGGTCGCGTCGAAGCGGCGATCGACAGCACGCGTTTCCATTGCGACACCCTGTGTCGCATCGACGATGTCGCGCTGCGTGCCTGCGGTGTGTCCGGCAACAAGTCGCTGGCGCTGCGCGACCTCGCCGCGCGCGAGGCACGTGGCGAGATACCCGACCTGCGCCGCATGAGCACGATGGACAACCAGGCCATCATCGATGCGCTGGTGCCGGTGCGCGGCATCGGCCGCTGGACGGTGGAGATGATGCTGATGTTCCGCCTCGGTCGCCCGGACGTGCTGCCGGTCGACGACCTGGGCATCCGCAAGGGCGCCCAGTTCGTCGATGGCCTCGAACAGATGCCGACCCCGAAGGAACTGGCCGCCACCGGCGAGCGCTGGGGACCCTATCGGACCTACGCCAGCCTCTACCTGTGGAAGATCGCCGACCTCGGCGGCCAGGCGCGGACCCCGACCAAGCGCTCGCAGGACTGA